The Microterricola viridarii nucleotide sequence CCCCATCTCGCAGGCGCTGGCGGGCATCCCGATCACGCTCGAAGCCGACCTCGCCTAGGTGAGCGACCGCTTCATCCCGAGCGGCCACGTCCCCCGCACGCGCCGCCAGAAGGAGTCGCAGCTGCGGGTGCTGGTCTCCGGCGCGTCCGGTCTCATCGGCACCGAGCTCACGCGCCAGCTGGAGGCGACGGGGCACACGGTGCTGCGCCTCGTCCGCCGCCGGCCGGAGGCCGAGAACGAGGTGAACTGGGCGCCGACCGCGCGCATCCTCGACTTCACCCTGATGAACAGCGTGGATGCCGTCGTCAACCTGTCCGGCGCCTCGCTGGCCCGGCTGCCGTGGACGGCGGCCTACCGCAAGGAGATCCTGTCGTCCCGGATCGAGACGACGCACGCATTGACGGATGCCATGCGCATGGCGTCCTCGCCGCCGCCCGTGTTCCTCAGCGCCTCGGCCGTCGGCATCTACGGTGACCGGCCGGGCGAGCGCCTCACCGAGGATGCGCAGCGCGGCACCGGGTTCCTCGCCGACGTCGTCGACGCCTGGGAGCGGGCGGCGCACCTCGCCCCGGAGAAGACGCGCGTCGTCACGTTCCGCAGCGGCATCGTGCTCGGCCACGGCGGCGCGCTCAGCCGCCTCGAGACGCTGACCAAGCTCGGCCTCGGCGGACCGATGGGCAGCGGCGGCCAGCACTGGCCGTGGATCAGCCTGTACGACGAGGCGGCCGCCATCCGCCACCTGCTCACCTCGCAGCTGAGCGGTCCGGTCAACCTGGTCGGGCCGACCCCGGCCACGGCCGACCGCATCAGCAAGGCCATCGCGAGCGAGCTGCACCGGCCCTACCGCTTCGCCGTGCCGGAGAAGCTCGTCTCGCTGACCATGCGCGAGGCCGGCGACCAGCTGCTGCTGGCCAGCGCCAAGGTGGTGCCAGAGCGGCTCCTCGCCGACGGCTTCACCTTCCGCAACGAGACCGCGGAGTCCGCGATCGCCGACATGCTCGGCCGCTAGCGCCGCACTCGCGATCGCAGCCGGCACGAGCCGCGCGCGGTCGCTCTCGCGGTCACGCGCGCCCTCGCGGACGAGAGTGCGCCAGCGGACGCGAGTGCGCCAGCGGACGCCGCGCGTGGTCGCGGCCCGCGAAATGTCTCGCGGCCCCGGACATACCGAGGGCCGCGAGACATTTCGGGGGCCGCGACGTCCGGGAGCTCAACGGGGTGCGCTCAGCGGGGTGCGCTCAGTGGGCGGATCGCTCCAGTGAGATCGCGTGGATGATGGCCTTGCGGGCGCGGCGGCGGTCGCCGGAGGCGTCGTAGGCGAGTCCGAGCCGGAACCAGGCGCGCCAGTCCTCCGGCGCCGCCTCGACTTCGGCCTGGAACCGGCCGAAGTCCTCGTCGGCGGCGTCGCGCAGCGGGCGTCCGCTGGCCCGTGTCGGCAGAACTTCCTCCGGCAGGGCTCCCTCGGCCTCCAACACGCCGACGAGGCGCTGTGAGCGGACGCCGAACAGCAGCTCGCGGCCGAGCGCCCACGCCCCGACGAGCGGCAGCACGATGAGCGCAATGCCGATGCCGACCGCGATCGGCTCCCCCGTCATGACGAACTGCACGGCGCGCCAGCCGATCAGCACGATGTACAGCGCGAGCAGGGCCGCCATCAGGAGGGCGGCGGTGCGGCCCTTCACAGGGCGGGTCCGGATGCCGCGGCGGCGCCGTCTGCCGCGGAACCGGCGGGCGCGATGGGGCTCGTGGCCTCCGGCATCCCGAGGCCGAGCAGCGAGTCGAGGCCGACCGTGACGCCGGTCAGGCCCGGCAGCGCGCGCAGAGCGAGCACGATGCCCTGCTCGTAGGAGCTCGGCGAGAGCGTGTCGTGGCGCACGGTGAGGGTCTCCCCCACGCCGCCCAGGATGACCTCCTGCCGGGCGAGCAGGCCGCTCATCCGCAGGCTGTGGATGGGGATGCCGTCGACTTGCTGGCCGCGGGCGCGCTGGTCGGTGTGTGGGGCGAGCACGGGGCCGAGGGCGCCGCGGGCCTCGGCGATGCGCTCCGCCGTGCGCACCGCGGTGCCGGACGGCGAGTCGATCTTGGCCGCGTGGTGCGCCTCGATGATCTCGATCGACTCGAAGAAGCGGGAGGCGATGGCGCTGAGGGCGGTGCCGAGCACGGAGCCGACCGAGAAGTTCGGCACGACGAGCACGGCGGCGCCGTTGCCGAGGGTCTCGACCGTGCGGGACAGTGCTGCGACGGCATCCGATGACCAGCCGGAGGTGCCGACGAGCACGCTCAGGCCGTGCGCGAGCGCGAAGTCGACGACCTGCTGGCTGACGCCGGGGTGGGTGAAGTCGATGGCGATGTCGGTGCGGGCCTCGCCGCTGCCGAGCATCTCCTCCAGCGCGCTCGAGGAGTCGAGTTCGGCGACGAGCTCGAAGCCCTCTGTCTCGCGGACGAGGCGGGCGGCGAGCTGTCCCATTTTGCCGGTGGCGCCAATGATGGCAATGCGTGAAGTCACCCGTTCAGACTAGCAACTGCGGCCTGCCCTCCCGCCGCGCGGAGCCCTACGCTGGGGGGATGATTCAGTTTGTCGAGACGTCG carries:
- a CDS encoding TIGR01777 family oxidoreductase encodes the protein MSDRFIPSGHVPRTRRQKESQLRVLVSGASGLIGTELTRQLEATGHTVLRLVRRRPEAENEVNWAPTARILDFTLMNSVDAVVNLSGASLARLPWTAAYRKEILSSRIETTHALTDAMRMASSPPPVFLSASAVGIYGDRPGERLTEDAQRGTGFLADVVDAWERAAHLAPEKTRVVTFRSGIVLGHGGALSRLETLTKLGLGGPMGSGGQHWPWISLYDEAAAIRHLLTSQLSGPVNLVGPTPATADRISKAIASELHRPYRFAVPEKLVSLTMREAGDQLLLASAKVVPERLLADGFTFRNETAESAIADMLGR
- a CDS encoding tetratricopeptide repeat protein, which translates into the protein MKGRTAALLMAALLALYIVLIGWRAVQFVMTGEPIAVGIGIALIVLPLVGAWALGRELLFGVRSQRLVGVLEAEGALPEEVLPTRASGRPLRDAADEDFGRFQAEVEAAPEDWRAWFRLGLAYDASGDRRRARKAIIHAISLERSAH
- the dapB gene encoding 4-hydroxy-tetrahydrodipicolinate reductase, with protein sequence MTSRIAIIGATGKMGQLAARLVRETEGFELVAELDSSSALEEMLGSGEARTDIAIDFTHPGVSQQVVDFALAHGLSVLVGTSGWSSDAVAALSRTVETLGNGAAVLVVPNFSVGSVLGTALSAIASRFFESIEIIEAHHAAKIDSPSGTAVRTAERIAEARGALGPVLAPHTDQRARGQQVDGIPIHSLRMSGLLARQEVILGGVGETLTVRHDTLSPSSYEQGIVLALRALPGLTGVTVGLDSLLGLGMPEATSPIAPAGSAADGAAAASGPAL